Within the Tachysurus fulvidraco isolate hzauxx_2018 chromosome 3, HZAU_PFXX_2.0, whole genome shotgun sequence genome, the region actactacaacacacgcgcacacacgtgGTCAAAATATTGTAAACATCTGCCCTAATGCCCTGTGTCACAGGTGTGACGGGTAAATCCCCTGTGTTTTTGTGGGGGGTTTCCCGAAGACTTCCCTAGAGGAGGGGATTTCAAGGCTCAGAAAACGTTAACTGGGACTTATACGGTGTTGTATGTTTTCTGACTCTTTATGAGTATgatataaagtttattttagtAGACTGTAAACGCTAAATGACTGTATAAACAGACAGGACTGAGTTTGTTTGTAGCAGGACTGAGTTTGTCGCAGACACGTGCTGCGttatattgtaaatatgttAATTTAGGTGACTTGTTTGATAGCTTAGTCTGCTTAAAAAGGTACATTTTAATACGTTTAACACGTGTAATGCGTTACAGAAAATGTAGTTCCTTAAAGTGACGTTGTTGGACTATGACGAAAGTAAATGACGCAGTGGGGTATTCGTGGATTCAACGTAAATAGCTGCGTTTATGAGGAGATTTTCATTGatcaaacacaacatgcatatCACAATTTTCTATGGCTAtgtcttgttgttttttaatatatatatttatatagatataaactTGGATTCTTACTTACCATAACAAAAACTCGCAAGTGTAAACAGTACCCGTGGAATCATCTTCGACATGGAACGTGTTTTGACAGATAAGGCGTCACTTCCTTTTATCACGTGTTAGGGGTTTCCCTGTTTTTCCCTGTATAAAGGACTTTACAaactcctgtctgtctgtctgtgtgtctgtgtcagtgatGAGGTGCATTAATGCTTTGTTCTTTATCCTGCTCCTCACTTTTGGTAAGACTGCATGGTGTTTTGCTTGCTTGGACTAACTGGTTTAGAGATTGTTGTTGTGGTTTCTGATTTAGTCCTAATTGTACACACAGGTGTAGGAGTCAGAAGTGATGAGAGCAGTATGGATCGGGTGACACGCACTATTTGCGGCGAAGATGCACTTTTGCACTGCATGGCCACGTCCAAGCCTGGAGTCCAGTACCGCAAAGTCATATGGTACAAGGTAAGCTAACCTGGACATTTAATGCCCTATGTAATGTAATTGTTTGTGCTTTTTGGCACTGTATGGATTATGGGATTGCTCTAAGAAAATTGATGTAGGCGGATAATTTGTAAATACACTTGTAACTACACTCGTTGGCTATTTTAACCTTTATGCcaatgtgtactgtgtagttCTACATTTACTGTGTCTGTACTGTTTTGTTACATACACTACTACAGGTGTTTTCAGTTCAAATGTGTAAGGGTCTATGTATTTTGAACTGACGAGATGCATATGTTTAAAATTTAAGGCATATCTCAGTCCATTTGTAATTAAACATTTGGTTTTCATTGCTGAATCCATCAGAGATGAGAGGGTAAAATAATCTAGAAATAATCTCCCCATTCTGAGCTAATGTCTCTAACTGTAGCTAGTCTctgttgaatgaatgaatgaatgaatgaatgaatggatgaatgaatgaatgaatgaatgaatgggttGAAACAGCTGTAAGAGCTGAGGGTCTGCTACATGAATTGGGTTATGACTACAAttcttcttgacttcttgacttgacaattGGATATGACAGTTTGTGCAAAGATAAATGAAATGTGTCAGAGTTCTGCTCTCCTGCTTACTTCCTAATATAAACACATGATGTACTTGATAAAATGGGTAATGAGTGCTGGCACATGGTAGTTCTACTTTATGAAGTGAGCAGGAAGTGAAAATTGAGCTGGTGTTTCCATCagaatatatgtttatatatgagAATATATGAGAATATATGTTTAGTGTTATCCACACTAATTTGCTGCATGTTGTTGTGTTAGGACTTTTACTCAGGTCTAATATAGTGAAACATGTGAGACAGGTTACTcagtaatacaaataaaagatagaatgttttattcctcatatgtttttatttacatggtTGCAAGTAATATAGACCAGTAAAAAGTTTTCAttcattgcattttatttcttagGTCAATGAGGCTTCCTCTCATCAGTTAACTGGTCTAGTGATGATGAAGCTCACACATCATAACAGTACTGTTCAAAAATATAATGGTGTGGAGCGGGATTTGGAACTGTTAGCGGATTCCCAGAGCCTCATTTTGCCTAATGTGACGTTGCAAGATGCTGGGAGATACCGGTGCCTTTTGCATGCTCCCCTTGGTCATCGGAATCAGATGGGAGAGGTTCATCTCATAGTTTACGGTGAGTTTAatgacataaaaacacacacttgcaaTGTGGTCTCAAGTCACAAATGAAACCTTTATGTTTTGAATGTTATATTGCTGgaatggaatgaaaacctgtaACATCCACCCATTTTCAGCAGGGATTATCAGGTTATTATTAACACAGGCCCCCTTTTTTTGCAAGCAATGAACGTATAACTATCTAATGAACCATTGTTGTTAACAAGAACCTTTGACACATTTGGCTGAACTGTCTGGCACATGATGTACTCTTTGCAAAGGGTTCCTGAGAGGTTCTTTACTAGATCATGAAAGTTTTATTGGTTCCCCCAGAGGGACAAATGTTGTACTTTTAAGTGTTTCAAATAAGACTTGTTGTTCTACGATTGACTGtaactaaaactttttttttgtcttccttAGAGGGTCCAAAACATAAGGATGGAACATCAAAGAAACAATATGCAATTTATGAAATAGTAGCCATCGTTTTACTTATAGTGACATTGCTGATGATGTATGTAAATTATGTAAGTAACATTTTCTTACTCttctattttacatttttgtataaatgaaataatttaaaagacAATATACAACGAACAATTATTACAATATACAACGAACAATTACAATATACAACGAACATTATTATCATGCCAATGTCAACTGACTTACAGACTACTAatgttatgttttctttttcttcagacATGTCTACAGTATAGATCAGTAAGCTACAAATGCAGGATCTCACAAAAAACATCAAAGAAAATTCATCAGATTAAGGACACTATCATTAAAATGGAATCAAAAGGAATTGTATGCACAGTTTTGCCTCAGGAGTATGTGTGACACTACAATCTTCATATTCTGGTGCTCAACTAAGAGACacagaagaggaaaagaggacATGAATGAAAAATGGTTCTAGGTTAGCATTGTCTACTAAGGAGATATTGTTCAGAACTGAACTTGGATTCGTGACAAATGTGATGTCCCTTCCAGGGTGCTGTACCTCCTGGAGTACTGAACATTTCAGTGGTGTCaggaggggaggaggaggaaataAGAGGTCCCATTCCTTTAGTTCATTTAAGCTAAAAATGCAGCCTTGTACTTTGCACTGATATGGGATTTTAAAAAAACCTACTATAATGAGTACACTGCCTTAATCAATTTGAGCTAAAGCTGTGGTATTACATGTGTTTATTTACAATGTGTTTATTGACAATTTGGCAAGGTGTTTATGGAAGACAAGATAAGCAATTAGCTAACTGCAAATTTATTTAGTTAACTGAGTAAAGTGTCAGTTAGCTTTGTACCATGTGCACACActactgtttgtttttatacctTAATGTTTTAACTCGCATGTTTGTGTCTCTTTGGATATCATGTTAAATAATTTTAGGAACTTTTTGCACACTGCAGGGTAGTGGGCTATTTTGCAAAAATTAGATTATAATACAAATTGtgttttataaaaagaaataataaaaaatataaaaacaataacctgtttgttttttttaagctaaaatacatatttttttctgtttcagtcAGAGCTGTCAGTTTCATATATGATGGcatgatttataaaaaataaatgccacTTTACCATTAATACTCTAGTAATCAAAACtgtgtttttaaacttttcagTCTGGACATGTAtagatttaaaatacaattagGCCCAGTCTATAGAAGTACATGCCCTACAGAATTAATATCTTTATATTAAAGATCTTTGCTGACGAGTATAATGTAGCTCCCTGGTGGTCTAGTGGTTAGGATTCGGCGCTCTCACCGCCgcggcccgggttcgattcccggtcAGGGAACTTACTTTTTCGAGGTATAAGTGAAAGCTATATTTCATTTGTACTTAGTTTCACCAATGATACCGACTCCGTTGTGCAAGTAAGAATTAACACCATCTCCAAACTATAACACCCTTCGCTTTAACACAAGAATGCGGACTGTTTTGTTCTCCTGGTGAACGGAGAAACAGGCAAATTTTAtgagaaaaaacacaaaggtaAATGAGAGAGTTCTCAAAGCTAGCTACCATGTTGCTGAACTTGTAGCTAAATCAAAAAGCCCCACACTGTGGCAGTCTTTAATAGGAGTTCCCCATTCTGGCAAACAAAGCTATTTAGAAATTGCTCCCATTCTGTGTGAGCTATGCTTCTCATGCCTGACTgctataaaaactaaaaacagagagagactgagagctGTTGAGGAAGagctttgtgtctgtctttcttcaaTTCAGTTTCAGATCAATCCAGATCAGACCGACATGACTATATTGTCTATAGTATTGTCTATAGTATTGCGTATGTGTTGTCgtggccgagtggttaaggcgatGGACTAGAAATCCATTGGGGTCTCCCCGCGCAGGTTCGAATCCTGCCGACAACGGTAATGGCTTTTGTAAATATCCGTTCCTGGTTTTATGAGCAACAACCGCAGTAAAAGCAGCAGGGCCTCGAACTAAAAGCTGACTTGATAGAAGTAGTCTAACAATTGTGAAACGGCCACAAGCACagaa harbors:
- the cd83 gene encoding CD83 antigen codes for the protein MRCINALFFILLLTFGVGVRSDESSMDRVTRTICGEDALLHCMATSKPGVQYRKVIWYKVNEASSHQLTGLVMMKLTHHNSTVQKYNGVERDLELLADSQSLILPNVTLQDAGRYRCLLHAPLGHRNQMGEVHLIVYEGPKHKDGTSKKQYAIYEIVAIVLLIVTLLMMYVNYTCLQYRSVSYKCRISQKTSKKIHQIKDTIIKMESKGIVCTVLPQEYV